One window of the Shewanella cyperi genome contains the following:
- the smrB gene encoding endonuclease SmrB: MNKALNHEGLEAFQELVKGVKPLTQDKQHFGTPLPAKVVRQELAPKLAVQHYFSDTFQPLLPSDGPMRWRAEHADKQELKRLRRGDYPPDLILDLHGMRQTEAKLELAALLEACIREQCQCCCVMHGYGTGILKQQLPLWLAQHPKVKAFHQAPKEWGGDAALLVLVDIGDQPFRR; encoded by the coding sequence ATGAACAAAGCATTGAATCACGAGGGCCTGGAGGCCTTCCAGGAACTGGTGAAGGGCGTTAAACCCCTGACCCAGGACAAACAACATTTCGGTACGCCGCTGCCAGCCAAGGTGGTACGCCAGGAACTGGCCCCCAAATTGGCGGTGCAGCATTATTTTTCCGATACCTTTCAGCCGTTGCTGCCAAGCGACGGCCCCATGCGTTGGCGCGCCGAACATGCGGACAAGCAGGAACTCAAGCGGCTGCGCCGCGGCGATTATCCGCCGGATCTGATCCTGGACCTGCACGGTATGCGTCAGACCGAGGCCAAGCTGGAACTCGCCGCCCTGCTGGAAGCCTGTATCAGGGAACAGTGCCAATGCTGCTGCGTGATGCACGGCTATGGCACCGGCATTCTCAAGCAGCAGTTACCCCTGTGGCTGGCGCAGCATCCCAAGGTTAAGGCTTTCCATCAGGCGCCAAAGGAATGGGGGGGCGATGCCGCCTTACTGGTACTGGTGGATATAGGCGATCAGCCCTTCAGGCGCTGA
- the sixA gene encoding phosphohistidine phosphatase SixA, which produces MQLFLMRHGEASYQAQTDRDRILTDTGRYHTRLMSNFLNGLVTEFDLVLVSPYLRAQQTWQEVSSHFPEPRKWLVLDELVPSADPTLAADLVRAYAEQFKADKVLVIAHMPLLGYMVSELVRGTEPPLFATSGVCLIDVHMEQAHQVWMKAPHNIS; this is translated from the coding sequence ATGCAACTATTTTTGATGAGACACGGCGAAGCCAGCTACCAGGCTCAGACGGACAGAGACAGGATCCTGACCGACACCGGACGTTATCACACCCGCTTGATGAGCAATTTTCTTAACGGTCTGGTGACTGAATTTGATCTGGTGCTGGTCAGCCCGTATTTGCGGGCACAGCAGACCTGGCAGGAAGTCAGCAGTCATTTTCCTGAGCCGCGCAAGTGGCTGGTGCTCGATGAGCTGGTGCCCTCTGCCGATCCAACGCTTGCGGCCGATCTGGTCAGGGCCTACGCCGAGCAATTCAAGGCCGACAAGGTGTTGGTGATTGCCCATATGCCGCTCTTGGGGTATATGGTGAGCGAATTGGTCCGCGGCACAGAGCCGCCGCTGTTTGCCACCTCCGGCGTGTGTCTTATCGATGTGCATATGGAGCAGGCACATCAGGTGTGGATGAAAGCGCCCCATAACATCAGCTGA
- a CDS encoding insulinase family protein, which produces MSSSNSLIASPNDHRRYLYLTLDNALRVLLVEDKHSSEAAASMAVNVGHFDDPASRFGMAHFLEHMLFLGTEKFPDPGEYHAFINQHGGSNNAWTGTEHTNFFFSIHADAFEESLDRFSQFFIAPSFNLELVDRERRAIESEFSLKLKDDVRRIYQVHKETINPAHPFSKFSVGNLETLGGEQADLREELLAFYRAHYSANLMTLCLVAPLSLERQESLARQFFAAIPNHNLSKSYPDEPLYRKEQLCQWVQIVPLKEQKRLTMSFALPGIDRYYRHKPLTYVSHLLGNESPGSLLSYLKEQGWVNQLSAGGGINGYNFKDYNISFQLTDRGLQHLDDIILASFEYISLVREQGLEDWRYQERSNLLALAFRYQEQIKVLDLASHLSINMHHYHREDLVFGDYRMDGLDKAEVLTLLDMMTADNMRLQLVSQEVDTSNRAAWYHTPYEVKAFSAGEIARWQVDGIRAELKLPEPNPFIVSDSQARPDKASSPVPITVAEAPGYRIWHKKDDEFNVPKGHLYLSLDSEQASPTPRHAALTRLYVEMLLDYLTEPTYQAEVAGLSYNIYPHQGGLTLHLTGFTGNQETLLALLIDKARERNFTQERFNIIKRQLLRSWYNSAQAKPISQLFTSLTVTLQRRSYEPRRMAEMLEDITLEDLHEHVRSFYERIYLEGLVYGDWLEEEAKALGKRLSHLLSLVSSPSGESARELIDLRGNGTLLRELSIAHQDSAILVYYQSPVANPTKMALFSLLNHAMSSTFFHELRTKQQLGYMVGTGYLPLNRHPGMIFYIQSPTAGPLQLLEAIDEFIADFSYAIMQITKEQWEDTKSGLINQIMEHDANLKTRSQRYWSSIGNKDYGFNQRELVVEEIEQLTRADLIRFMMQKMRTKHCDRLVLFSCGEQHRHQQPLTSDKMITDLRSFKLQADKFTF; this is translated from the coding sequence TTGTCCAGCAGCAATTCGCTCATTGCCAGTCCCAACGATCACCGCCGCTACCTGTATCTGACGCTGGACAATGCCCTGCGGGTGCTCTTGGTGGAAGACAAACACAGCAGTGAAGCCGCCGCCTCCATGGCGGTCAATGTGGGTCACTTCGACGATCCTGCCTCCCGCTTTGGTATGGCCCATTTCCTGGAGCACATGCTGTTTCTGGGCACGGAAAAATTTCCCGATCCCGGTGAGTATCACGCCTTTATCAATCAGCATGGTGGCAGCAACAACGCCTGGACGGGCACCGAGCACACCAACTTCTTTTTCAGCATTCATGCCGATGCCTTTGAAGAATCCCTGGACAGATTCAGCCAGTTTTTCATTGCCCCGAGTTTCAATCTGGAACTGGTGGACCGGGAGCGCCGGGCCATAGAGTCAGAGTTCAGCCTCAAACTCAAGGATGATGTGCGCCGCATCTACCAGGTGCACAAGGAAACTATCAATCCGGCCCACCCTTTCAGCAAATTCTCGGTGGGTAATCTGGAAACCCTGGGCGGTGAGCAAGCGGATCTGAGGGAAGAACTGCTGGCCTTTTACCGAGCTCATTACAGCGCCAACCTGATGACCTTGTGTCTGGTGGCCCCCTTGAGTCTGGAGCGCCAGGAAAGCCTGGCCAGGCAGTTTTTTGCCGCTATACCCAACCACAACCTCAGCAAGTCTTATCCTGACGAACCTCTGTACAGGAAGGAACAGCTTTGCCAATGGGTACAGATAGTGCCGCTTAAGGAGCAAAAACGCCTGACCATGAGTTTCGCCCTGCCCGGAATTGACCGCTATTACCGCCACAAACCCCTCACCTATGTGAGCCATCTGCTGGGAAATGAAAGTCCCGGCAGTCTGTTGTCATACCTCAAGGAGCAGGGATGGGTAAATCAACTGTCGGCCGGTGGCGGCATTAATGGCTACAACTTCAAGGATTACAACATCAGTTTTCAATTGACTGATCGTGGCCTGCAGCACCTGGATGACATTATTCTCGCCAGCTTTGAATACATCAGTCTGGTGCGTGAGCAGGGGCTGGAAGATTGGCGCTATCAAGAGCGCAGCAATCTGCTGGCGTTGGCGTTTCGGTACCAGGAACAAATCAAGGTGCTGGATTTGGCCAGTCACCTCAGCATCAACATGCACCATTACCACCGTGAAGATCTGGTATTCGGTGATTACCGTATGGATGGTTTGGATAAAGCAGAGGTACTGACACTCCTGGATATGATGACAGCGGACAACATGCGTCTGCAGTTGGTCAGCCAGGAGGTTGATACCTCAAACAGGGCCGCATGGTACCACACCCCATACGAGGTTAAGGCCTTCAGTGCCGGGGAAATTGCGCGCTGGCAGGTGGACGGCATCAGAGCAGAACTGAAATTGCCTGAGCCCAATCCCTTCATTGTCAGTGACTCTCAGGCCCGTCCAGACAAGGCCAGTTCACCTGTGCCCATTACAGTTGCGGAAGCGCCGGGTTACCGGATCTGGCACAAAAAAGATGATGAGTTCAACGTGCCCAAGGGACACCTGTATCTGTCATTGGATTCGGAGCAGGCCAGCCCGACACCACGCCACGCTGCCCTCACCCGCCTCTATGTGGAGATGTTGCTGGACTATCTGACTGAGCCCACCTATCAGGCGGAGGTTGCCGGACTCAGCTACAACATTTATCCCCATCAGGGAGGCTTGACGCTGCACCTCACGGGGTTTACGGGTAACCAGGAGACCCTGCTGGCACTGTTGATAGACAAGGCCAGGGAACGCAACTTCACCCAAGAGCGGTTCAACATAATCAAGCGGCAATTGCTGCGCAGTTGGTACAACTCTGCCCAGGCCAAACCCATTTCCCAGTTGTTCACCAGCCTGACGGTGACCTTGCAGCGTCGCAGTTATGAGCCAAGACGAATGGCGGAGATGCTCGAAGACATCACCCTGGAAGATCTGCACGAACATGTCAGAAGCTTTTATGAACGCATCTATCTGGAAGGATTGGTCTACGGTGACTGGCTTGAGGAAGAAGCCAAGGCGCTGGGCAAACGCCTGAGCCATCTGCTGTCCCTGGTGTCCAGCCCCAGCGGCGAATCAGCGCGGGAGCTCATTGATTTACGCGGCAATGGCACCCTGCTTCGCGAACTCAGCATTGCCCATCAGGACAGTGCCATCTTGGTTTACTACCAATCACCTGTGGCCAATCCCACAAAAATGGCCCTGTTCAGCCTGCTTAACCATGCCATGTCATCCACTTTCTTCCACGAGCTGCGTACTAAACAGCAGCTGGGTTACATGGTAGGCACGGGGTATTTGCCGCTAAACAGGCATCCGGGGATGATCTTTTATATCCAGTCCCCCACCGCCGGACCACTACAGTTACTGGAAGCCATAGACGAATTCATTGCCGACTTCAGTTACGCCATCATGCAGATAACCAAGGAACAGTGGGAAGACACCAAGTCGGGGCTCATCAACCAAATCATGGAACACGATGCCAACCTCAAGACTCGCAGCCAGAGGTATTGGTCCAGCATAGGCAACAAGGACTACGGATTTAATCAAAGGGAATTGGTGGTTGAGGAAATCGAACAACTGACCCGTGCCGATTTGATCCGCTTTATGATGCAAAAAATGCGCACCAAGCATTGCGACCGCCTGGTACTGTTCAGTTGCGGCGAACAACACAGGCACCAGCAACCCCTGACCTCGGACAAGATGATCACAGACCTCCGCAGCTTCAAACTTCAGGCTGACAAGTTCACTTTCTAA